GGCGGGGTGGGTCAGGCGGCCGGGGGCTCGAACCAGCCGGCGATGCTCGCGGCGAGGCCGAGGTCGCCCGAGGCCTTGAGCTTGCCGGTCATGAACATCATCACCGGGTTGCCGGTCTTGCTGATGATCTTGACGAAGGCGACCGGCGTCAAGGTCAGCGCGAGCGAGGCGTCGCCCTCGTGTCCCTCGGTGACGCGGCACGTGCCGTCGGCCACGGCCACGGTGTAGCGGTCCTCGCCGCCGTCGGGGCGCTCGGTGATGGTCCAGTGCGTCAGGGCCCGGGCGTCGCCCGCCCGCTCGGGACGGAAGATCTGCGGCATCCGCTCGAAGACGTTCTCGACGATCGGCGCGCGGTTCGGCCCGCGCATGAGGGCCCCCAGCTCACCGTCGGACATCGTCCTGACGACGGCGATGAACTCCCCGGGCTCGAGCGCCTTGAGCTGCTCGGGGGTGGCGGTGGTGAGGTCGAGCATCGGGCTCCTCGGGTCACGGGTGCAGCACGCGCGGCACCGGACGGCGCCGTCACCGCAACCTAACCCGTGGGCTCGCCCTCGAGGAACCAGCCCCGCACCATGCCCTCGGGCCGGCCCGGCTCGATGAGGTGCTCGGTCGAGAACCCGGCCGCGAACATCTCCTCGGGCATCTCGAGCATCCCCCGCGCGTCGGACTGGCTGGCGTGCGCCTGCAGCGCGCGCCGCTTGACCTCGATGAACTCGCCGACGTCGCAGGCCCAGTGCAGCTCGCTCTCGGGGGTGCCGAGGGGGTTGCCGTCGTCCATGGGCTGGCTCGGGTCCCAGTCGCCGACGTCCATGCCGGCGCCCTTGGCCGCCTCGAACGAGCGCATCATCGCGTCGCGGTTCATCGTGCTCTCGAGGTAGCGACGGATGCCGGTCAGCTCGGCCGCACGCTTCGCCACCGCGTGCACCTTGACGTGGTCGGGGTGGCCGTAGCCGCCGTGCCAGTCGTAGCCGACGAGGACGTCGGCCCGCTCCTCGCGCAGGATCGCCGCCACGCGCTCGGCCGCCTCCTCGGTGTCGGCCCGGGTGAAGCTGTCGTCGTGGTCGTTCTGGGACCACCCGCTCATGCCCGAGTCGGCGTAGCCGAGCCACTCGACGCGGTGCGTGCCGATGATGGCGTTGCTGCGACCGGCCTCGACGTGGCGGCGCTGCACGACCGTCTCGCCCTCGCCGAGGTCGTCGGGGGCGTCGCCGTGGTCGCCGTTCGTGGCGATGACGAGCACGACGCGGTGGCCCTCGGACACGGCCCGCGCCATCGATCCGGAGGTCTGCGACGCCTCGTCGTCGGGGTGGGCGTGGACGAACACGACGGTGGC
This is a stretch of genomic DNA from Terracoccus luteus. It encodes these proteins:
- a CDS encoding SCP2 sterol-binding domain-containing protein, which codes for MLDLTTATPEQLKALEPGEFIAVVRTMSDGELGALMRGPNRAPIVENVFERMPQIFRPERAGDARALTHWTITERPDGGEDRYTVAVADGTCRVTEGHEGDASLALTLTPVAFVKIISKTGNPVMMFMTGKLKASGDLGLAASIAGWFEPPAA
- a CDS encoding PIG-L deacetylase family protein, with amino-acid sequence MATVVFVHAHPDDEASQTSGSMARAVSEGHRVVLVIATNGDHGDAPDDLGEGETVVQRRHVEAGRSNAIIGTHRVEWLGYADSGMSGWSQNDHDDSFTRADTEEAAERVAAILREERADVLVGYDWHGGYGHPDHVKVHAVAKRAAELTGIRRYLESTMNRDAMMRSFEAAKGAGMDVGDWDPSQPMDDGNPLGTPESELHWACDVGEFIEVKRRALQAHASQSDARGMLEMPEEMFAAGFSTEHLIEPGRPEGMVRGWFLEGEPTG